One region of Desmodus rotundus isolate HL8 chromosome 11, HLdesRot8A.1, whole genome shotgun sequence genomic DNA includes:
- the SLC22A7 gene encoding solute carrier family 22 member 7 isoform X2 → MGFEELLDQVGGFGPFQLRNVLLLALPRLLMPMHFLLPIFLAAVPAHRCALPDTPVNFSHQDTWLEAYLPREPDGSLSSCLRFTYPQALPNTTLWEEGQSGGEQQGETSTVPCPQGWEYDHSEFSSTIATEWDLVCEQKGLSRATSTFFFAGVLVGAVAFGYLSDRFGRRRLLLVAYVSTLVMGLASAASVSYVMFAVIRTLTGTALAGFTIIVMPLELEWLDVEHRTVAGVLSSTFWTGGVVLLALVGYLIRDWRWMLLTVTLPCVPGILSLWWVPESARWLLTQGRLEEAHRYLLCCARLNGRPVGEDGLSLEELSKVAAAERVVRRPSYLDLFRTPRLRHISLCCMVVWFAVNFSYYGLSLDLSGLGLNVYQTQLLFGAVELPSKLLVYASVRHAGRRLTIAGTLLGSALSFGGRLLVSSEMVSWSTALAVIGKGFSEAAFTTAYLFTSELYPTVLSAPSSLQEEQMPMKQVHD, encoded by the exons ATGGGATTTGAGGAGCTGCTAGACCAGGTGGGAGGCTTTGGGCCCTTCCAACTTCGGAATGTGctcctgctggccctgccccGCCTACTGATGCCCATGCACTTCCTCCTGCCCATCTTCCTGGCTGCTGTGCCTGCCCACCGTTGTGCCCTGCCTGACACCCCTGTCAACTTCAGCCACCAGGACACATGGTTGGAAGCTTACCTTCCCCGGGAGCCTGATGGCAGTCTCAGCTCCTGCCTCCGCTTCACCTACCCGCAGGCCCTCCCCAACACTACATTGTGGGAAGAagggcagagtggaggggagcagcagggtgaGACCTCCACAGTGCCGTGCCCTCAGGGCTGGGAGTACGACCACTCAGAGTTCTCCTCCACCATTGCAACTGAG TGGGACCTGGTGTGTGAGCAGAAAGGCCTGAGCAGAGCCACTTCCACGTTCTTCTTTGCCGGTGTGCTGGTGGGGGCTGTGGCCTTCGGATACCTGTCTGACAG GTTTGGGCGGCGCCGTCTGCTGCTGGTGGCCTATGTGAGTACCCTGGTGATGGGCCTGGCATCTGCAGCCTCCGTCAGCTATGTTATGTTTGCAGTCATCCGCACCCTTActggcacagccctggctggcttcACCATCATCGTGATGCCCCTGG AGCTGGAGTGGCTGGACGTGGAACACCGCACCGTGGCAGGCGTCCTGAGCAGCACCTTCTGGACAGGGGGCGTGGTACTGCTGGCCCTGGTCGGGTACCTGATCCGGGACTGGCGATGGATGCTGCTGACTGTCACCCTGCCTTGTGTCCCAGGCATCCTCAGCCTCTG GTGGGTGCCGGAGTCTGCACGCTGGCTCCTGACCCAGGGCCGTTTGGAGGAGGCCCACAGGTACCTGCTCTGCTGTGCCAGGCTCAATGGGCGGCCTGTGGGTGAGGACGGCCTGAGCCTGGAG GAGCTGAGCAAAGTGGCAGCCGCAGAGCGGGTGGTCCGAAGACCTTCATACCTAGACCTGTTCCGGACACCACGGCTCCGCCACATCTCACTGTGCTGCATGGTGGTGTG GTTTGCGGTGAACTTCTCCTATTACGGCCTGAGCCTGGACCTGTCGGGGCTGGGGCTGAATGTGTATCAGACGCAGCTGCTGTTCGGGGCCGTGGAGCTGCCCTCCAAGCTGCTGGTCTACGCGTCAGTGCGCCACGCAGGACGCCGCCTCACGATCGCAGGAACACTACTGGGCAGCGCCCTCTCCTTCGGTGGCAGGCTGCTGGTGTCCTCCG AGATGGTGTCCTGGAGCACCGCCCTGGCCGTGATAGGGAAAGGTTTTTCTGAAGCTGCCTTCACCACTGCCTACCTGTTCACCTCGGAGTTGTACCCTACTGTGCTTAG TGCCCCATCCAGCCTTCAGGAGGAACAGATGCCCATGAAGCAGGTCCACGACTGA
- the SLC22A7 gene encoding solute carrier family 22 member 7 isoform X1: MGFEELLDQVGGFGPFQLRNVLLLALPRLLMPMHFLLPIFLAAVPAHRCALPDTPVNFSHQDTWLEAYLPREPDGSLSSCLRFTYPQALPNTTLWEEGQSGGEQQGETSTVPCPQGWEYDHSEFSSTIATEWDLVCEQKGLSRATSTFFFAGVLVGAVAFGYLSDRFGRRRLLLVAYVSTLVMGLASAASVSYVMFAVIRTLTGTALAGFTIIVMPLELEWLDVEHRTVAGVLSSTFWTGGVVLLALVGYLIRDWRWMLLTVTLPCVPGILSLWWVPESARWLLTQGRLEEAHRYLLCCARLNGRPVGEDGLSLEELSKVAAAERVVRRPSYLDLFRTPRLRHISLCCMVVWFAVNFSYYGLSLDLSGLGLNVYQTQLLFGAVELPSKLLVYASVRHAGRRLTIAGTLLGSALSFGGRLLVSSEMVSWSTALAVIGKGFSEAAFTTAYLFTSELYPTVLRQTGMGLTALVGRLGGSLAPLVALLDGVWLSLPKLTYGGIALLAACTALLLPETRQAQLPETIQDVERRSAPSSLQEEQMPMKQVHD; encoded by the exons ATGGGATTTGAGGAGCTGCTAGACCAGGTGGGAGGCTTTGGGCCCTTCCAACTTCGGAATGTGctcctgctggccctgccccGCCTACTGATGCCCATGCACTTCCTCCTGCCCATCTTCCTGGCTGCTGTGCCTGCCCACCGTTGTGCCCTGCCTGACACCCCTGTCAACTTCAGCCACCAGGACACATGGTTGGAAGCTTACCTTCCCCGGGAGCCTGATGGCAGTCTCAGCTCCTGCCTCCGCTTCACCTACCCGCAGGCCCTCCCCAACACTACATTGTGGGAAGAagggcagagtggaggggagcagcagggtgaGACCTCCACAGTGCCGTGCCCTCAGGGCTGGGAGTACGACCACTCAGAGTTCTCCTCCACCATTGCAACTGAG TGGGACCTGGTGTGTGAGCAGAAAGGCCTGAGCAGAGCCACTTCCACGTTCTTCTTTGCCGGTGTGCTGGTGGGGGCTGTGGCCTTCGGATACCTGTCTGACAG GTTTGGGCGGCGCCGTCTGCTGCTGGTGGCCTATGTGAGTACCCTGGTGATGGGCCTGGCATCTGCAGCCTCCGTCAGCTATGTTATGTTTGCAGTCATCCGCACCCTTActggcacagccctggctggcttcACCATCATCGTGATGCCCCTGG AGCTGGAGTGGCTGGACGTGGAACACCGCACCGTGGCAGGCGTCCTGAGCAGCACCTTCTGGACAGGGGGCGTGGTACTGCTGGCCCTGGTCGGGTACCTGATCCGGGACTGGCGATGGATGCTGCTGACTGTCACCCTGCCTTGTGTCCCAGGCATCCTCAGCCTCTG GTGGGTGCCGGAGTCTGCACGCTGGCTCCTGACCCAGGGCCGTTTGGAGGAGGCCCACAGGTACCTGCTCTGCTGTGCCAGGCTCAATGGGCGGCCTGTGGGTGAGGACGGCCTGAGCCTGGAG GAGCTGAGCAAAGTGGCAGCCGCAGAGCGGGTGGTCCGAAGACCTTCATACCTAGACCTGTTCCGGACACCACGGCTCCGCCACATCTCACTGTGCTGCATGGTGGTGTG GTTTGCGGTGAACTTCTCCTATTACGGCCTGAGCCTGGACCTGTCGGGGCTGGGGCTGAATGTGTATCAGACGCAGCTGCTGTTCGGGGCCGTGGAGCTGCCCTCCAAGCTGCTGGTCTACGCGTCAGTGCGCCACGCAGGACGCCGCCTCACGATCGCAGGAACACTACTGGGCAGCGCCCTCTCCTTCGGTGGCAGGCTGCTGGTGTCCTCCG AGATGGTGTCCTGGAGCACCGCCCTGGCCGTGATAGGGAAAGGTTTTTCTGAAGCTGCCTTCACCACTGCCTACCTGTTCACCTCGGAGTTGTACCCTACTGTGCTTAG ACAGACAGGGATGGGGCTGACTGCACTGGTGGGCCGGCTGGGGGGCTCTTTGGCCCCACTGGTAGCCTTGCTAGATGGAGTATGGCTGTCACTGCCCAAGCTCACTTATGGGGGGATtgccctgctggctgcctgcaCTGCCCTCCTGCTGCCAGAGACAAGGCAGGCACAGCTGCCAGAGACCATCCAGGACGTGGAGAGGAGGAG TGCCCCATCCAGCCTTCAGGAGGAACAGATGCCCATGAAGCAGGTCCACGACTGA
- the CRIP3 gene encoding cysteine-rich protein 3 isoform X2, with product MRLEAEPWVEPAEGAEQSPAGCPLCTEPAALSGAMSWTCPRCQQPVFFAEKVSSLGKNWHRFCLKCEHCHSVLSPGGHAEHNGRPYCHKPCYGVLFGPRGVNIGGVGSYLYNSPIPTPANTIPLSPSSFSPPRPRTVPQGKKSPLHTKTFTGETSLCPGCEEPVYFAEKVMSLGRNWHRPCLRCQRCRKTLTAGSHAEHDGVPYCHIPCYGYLFGPKGVNIGDVGCYIYDPVEIKSK from the exons ATGAGGCTCGAAGCTGAGCCATGGGTGGAGCCAGCAGAGGGGGCGGAACAGAGTCCTGCGGGGTGCCCACTGTGTACAGAGCCGGCTGCCCTCAGCGGAGCCATGAGTTGGACCTGCCCACGTTGCCAGCAACCTGTTTTCTTCG CGGAGAAGGTGAGCTCCCTAGGCAAGAACTGGCACCGCTTCTGCCTGAAATGTGAGCACTGCCACAGTGTCCTGTCCCCAGGAGGGCATGCAGAG CACAACGGGAGGCCGTATTGCCACAAGCCATGCTATGGGGTTCTCTTTGGACCCAGGG gGGTGAACATTGGTGGTGTGGGCTCCTACCTCTACAactcccccattcccacccctgcCAACACCATTCCTCTCAGCCCCAGCAGCTTCAGTCCCCCAAGGCCCAGGACTGTTCCCCAGGGCAAGAAAA GCCCCTTGCACACGAAGACGTTCACTGGGGAGACCTCACTGTGCCCTGGCTGTGAAGAACCTGTCTACTTTG CTGAGAAGGTGATGTCTTTGGGCAGAAATTGGCACCGACCCTGTCTGAGGTGCCAGCGCTGCCGGAAGACCCTGACTGCTGGGAGTCATGCCGAG CATGACGGCGTCCCCTACTGCCACATCCCCTGCTACGGCTACCTGTTTGGCCCCAAAG GTGTGAACATTGGTGATGTGGGCTGCTACATCTATGACCCCGTGGAGATAAAATCCAAATAA
- the CRIP3 gene encoding cysteine-rich protein 3 isoform X1: MRLEAEPWVEPAEGAEQSPAGCPLCTEPAALSGAMSWTCPRCQQPVFFAEKVSSLGKNWHRFCLKCEHCHSVLSPGGHAEHNGRPYCHKPCYGVLFGPRGVNIGGVGSYLYNSPIPTPANTIPLSPSSFSPPRPRTVPQGKKSPLHTKTFTGETSLCPGCEEPVYFAEKVMSLGRNWHRPCLRCQRCRKTLTAGSHAEHDGVPYCHIPCYGYLFGPKGGQFPPRHWPKVWHVGLWLCVDNFPCSQTYPRSFPVPSLPQPSILRPQGPW; encoded by the exons ATGAGGCTCGAAGCTGAGCCATGGGTGGAGCCAGCAGAGGGGGCGGAACAGAGTCCTGCGGGGTGCCCACTGTGTACAGAGCCGGCTGCCCTCAGCGGAGCCATGAGTTGGACCTGCCCACGTTGCCAGCAACCTGTTTTCTTCG CGGAGAAGGTGAGCTCCCTAGGCAAGAACTGGCACCGCTTCTGCCTGAAATGTGAGCACTGCCACAGTGTCCTGTCCCCAGGAGGGCATGCAGAG CACAACGGGAGGCCGTATTGCCACAAGCCATGCTATGGGGTTCTCTTTGGACCCAGGG gGGTGAACATTGGTGGTGTGGGCTCCTACCTCTACAactcccccattcccacccctgcCAACACCATTCCTCTCAGCCCCAGCAGCTTCAGTCCCCCAAGGCCCAGGACTGTTCCCCAGGGCAAGAAAA GCCCCTTGCACACGAAGACGTTCACTGGGGAGACCTCACTGTGCCCTGGCTGTGAAGAACCTGTCTACTTTG CTGAGAAGGTGATGTCTTTGGGCAGAAATTGGCACCGACCCTGTCTGAGGTGCCAGCGCTGCCGGAAGACCCTGACTGCTGGGAGTCATGCCGAG CATGACGGCGTCCCCTACTGCCACATCCCCTGCTACGGCTACCTGTTTGGCCCCAAAGGTGGGCAGTTCCCCCCAAGACACTGGCCTAAAGTATGGCATGTGGGTCTGTGGTTATGTGTGGACAACTTCCCCTGTAGTCAGACATATCCCAGATCCTTCCcagttccctctctccctcagcccAGTATCCTCCGTCCCCAGGGCCCTTGGTGA